The Ipomoea triloba cultivar NCNSP0323 chromosome 4, ASM357664v1 DNA segment TTCATGCTCTATGCCAATGCACTTGCTCTTAGATTCAACTAGTTGGATATTGGATAAGAATAAGAATATTGACAGTCATTTCGGTTTGTTTTATCTGCTGATATGCATAATCCGTTATGGAAATTTTGTTGATTATCAATTGGTTTTGGCTAATGCACTGTTTATTGCGTAGTTTTGTCTAACATTATTGAAATGCTGTTTATTAATGGGTTTTGGAATCGTAATAAAACATATACAGCTCTAAATAAGATTGTGATTCCCCATTCTCCCTTCACCTGTATTGTGTACATATTGATGCTTTCCTGTTGCACAGGCATTTGGACATACATGTGAAAATCTTTTGTTTAATGTTTGATATTGATGCTCcgtttatttttttctaatgtGGGTGTAAGCTTGTTCCTTGTTTAAGGAGGATCTTTGATTTTGTAGTCGGCATCCTGAGGTTAAATGGGCACAGAGAGCAGATAAGGTTTATATTTCTGTTTTGCTGCCGGATGCAAAAACGCCAAAGGTGAGTCTTGAGCCAGATGGGGTTTTTACATTCTCAGCTTCAGCTGGGGCAGAAAACCATCTCTATGAGTTGAAACTTGAACTTAATGACAAAGTCAATGTTGAGGTATGGACTTTTCTTGATTGAAACgtgttatataaattttgaatcgTCGAATTCCTTTGGTTTTAGTACTTTTCTGTTCAcctacaatttcattttgcaGGAAAGTAAGATAAATATTGGTTTGAGAAACATTTTCTGTGTTTTGGAGAAAGCAGAGAAGCAATGGTGGAACAGGCTATTGCGTGCTGAGGGAAAGCCGCCTCACTATGTGAAAGTAGATTGGGACAAGTGGgcagatgaagatgaagacaacAGTATTAATATGATAATATCTCTCAACTCTTCTTCCTTCTTTAAAATAACAGGATTTTGATTGGTTATGCCCTTATGATTTGTTTAGGTCCTGCTGACTTTGATATGGGCGGAATGGATTTCTCGGTGAGACATATCCGCATCATTATCTATACATGATATGGCCATATGGGCGTTTGACGTTTTTGTATCTCCTCTAATGTTTTATTCTTGTTAATGCATACCCTCAGAAATTTGGCAATATGGGTGGCCTCGGTGGCATGGACTTTGGGAATGGTGCCGTTGGGGATGACTTTGATGACAGTGATGATGAAGGTAACTGAATTTTCAAGCTAAGCTTAGGTTGCTGTCTGCaatattttcttgttttctagGTTTTGTTATAGTTTAATCTTTATGCATTCACAGAAGCTGCTTTAGTTTTAGGTGCTGAAACTTCCATATTTCTGATTTGCTATGTCTTCCAAATCATTTATAACTCATCGCCACACTTCAATTGCCATTCATTTCTACAGAGCAAGAAGGCACTGATCCAGCCTCAGAAAAAGTTGCTGAGAATGGCCAGTCTACAGAAGGTAAAGTGGAAGCATCAACAAATTCGTGAAACAGTAAAGATGACTGCAATTAAGTGAGAGAACATTATCATTTTCTTTGCATTGGGCTTAACAATATTTGATGCTCTTTTGTATtgaatttttccttaaaaaaacaataagttTCTTAACATTGTTCCGACATGATGTAGTCTTTAGATAAATTGCTTAACATTTTGCCACAATGTGGAAATATCTATATTGATGTTAGTTTGAGGTGAATGTGGGATTGGAAGAACTTTAGGGAAGTTTTATGGTGTCGATTTGGTACctgataatatattatacattgaTTGATTTTATGTATTGTTGTATGATCATACAAATTAGAGTAAGTCTTCACTGAGATTGCATTTATTCGAAGTGTGCTTTGTTGATTCTAGTCGGCAAAGTATCTTAATGTGAACCCTATTAGTGTGAGAGTGTCACTTAATGTGGTGATGAGCTCCTTGTAGACACCAAACATTGTTTCTCTCATCTAAGAGGTCACTAATTCACCGTGATTCATCCATCCACAATCCTGTTTAGTCGGAGTGTAGAGAGACTTTGCCTTTTGAGGGTGAGCTTGAAAATTTATGTATCTTGTGGcaataattaattgtttattatataaatttaataaaattgttgaagaattatataataaatgtaggGTCagacttgtgtgagaccgtctcatggatctttatttgtgagacgggttggaTTGAGTTGAAGCAacatgtaaatgtcatacttatatgtgcaaatgacatacttatatgctcaaatataatattaataaggaatacactttttgttacttataagagaaaaagtattacatttttcataataagtaaggttgacaagtgccccttacttataaggttaaatataatacttttaaggaaaaatgcaatacttttaaatcgaaatacaaaagtattgtattttcacttaaaaatattatatttacccttataaataacaaaatttttattcttgattagtattacatttgagcatataagtatgacatttgtgagtataagtattactccgtacatttttatcttgtcccgacccgacccatctaacagtgagatggtctcacacaagtttttgccattaatgTATGATTGAAGATTTCAAACACATTACTAAAGATGAATAGTACTTTAGATATCGTGGTACggtgttaaaatattattttaagttgaatacaaatttattaaaacttGTTAAATTATTAACCAGAAACTCGTGTACTTCTCTTATGTTTGTACTATGAAGTTGATTTCTTATAGTTTACCAGAAGAGTGGGCCACAAGAAAAGTGAAAAAATTGTCATTGGTCTAGTGGATGAGAAGTCTCACTTAAAACTTGTTTCTAGTGACGGAATGAggatttgattgttggattcttgagctaaagaccttgtggtcaagcggtataactgtggccctcccaagtgaaAGGTTATATGTTCTTAAAACCCGCGAACAATCCACATATGGGGATGCTCTAAGGCCTTTCCCAATAGTGGGTTTTGGcacaaaatttaagaaaagtGAGATGAGTTGGATGACTGAgaatggagagagagagagaaaaatagaGGACTCCCTGCAAGGAATGAGATTTTGCAGAAATTGTGGGTCCCATCTTTGTTTGCTCTGTGATTCCATTCGTGCATTGTGCGCAATTTGCGCGGTCAGAGGGCGCGTAAATACTTTCActtattttttttccagttttattctttgttttattttttacttttttttttctccaccccattttttctttcctaatcacactccTAAAAAACTACACCAAAGTTTAACTATTGTGGTTGGCCTAAGGGCAACCATCTCAATGATTTATTGAAGGATAATGTCAGTAAAGAAACTCCATTGTTTGAACTTCAACTGATGTGAGGGTTATTTTTAAGGCATTTCATACTCCTGCAAAAACTTTGTTTTTGcagaattataaaaaaaaaaggacggAAGTGCGCAAGTGAGGCGCACTTCACGTCCCTAGCTGGCGCGTGTTccacacgcgcccgctgggcgagTCAGAGTGGCGTCGCCACTCTGACATTTGCATTAACTTTAtagttttttggttttttttaaatgtcaggcttttgtttttgttttcctttttcctttttcttttttcttttttcttttttccttcttcccaTATTATATTTCctaatcacatttacaaaaactctCCAATAATCGCGAAAAAAACTctactgataaggatgctctaaggctGCACAACAGACTCACCTGCCAGATTTCCATGATTGTTTGTGAGCTCATCTTGAGACTAGAGTTCGATTACTAATGGTCGAAAAGGTAAGCAATTTTAGTCTTATTACTAGATTTCTAAATTCTGACAACATTTTTgtctgaaaattaaaaattaaaggtaGGCAAATGTTGGtatacaaaattcaacaaaagtcttgaaatttttttgggaGAATAAGAAATTTCTTAAAATCTACTCCCATACAAATTTTTAGAATTTCTAgaaatttggaatttttttttcttttgaatttttgtcCACCTAAATTACCAAatttacaataaattaaattaaaacaacaaaatggacATAAAATTTTGACGCTTGATTTTGTGAATACACATAGCTAGGAAGATAAAAAGttgaaggattttttttagtaaagaaTTTCGGTCcacttttcaatattttttaaacatcTATTGTTTGAAAAACAGATACTAAAACACGCGTGGCGAtgtttttgtaaaattttttataacttataacatCAGTGGTAATAAATGAACAAACGCGAAAagtgtatttcaaaaaaaaaaaaaggtcttcTTGTTTTCAACGGACGCAAAAAAGTcttcttgttttcaaaaaaaaaaaaacggtctTCTTTGCGTCAGCtcttttttttggaaacgaaaaatatttaatttatccgataaattataaattaatccTATTGTTTCTTTGAATTAAAAGCAAAACCCCTTTTCCGTGCATCCTTCCCATCTCTTCTCTCTAAACAACGATCACGCCAAACTACTGTCAAAGGAGGACCGTGAAAGGAGGCTTATGCATGCAGTACGACATCTACGGCGGAGGAGCCACCGTTTTGAAGGTTCTTTTTTCACTAATTTTTTCATGAATTTTTTTCCCACTGTTGTTGCTTAGATTCCTAATTTTTGGCCTTTTGGATTTCTAGTTCCTAATTTTTGGCCTTTTGGGTTTCTGGTTTCTATGATTCTTGAAgatgttttcttcttttcttgattGTATAGTTCAGTAGCGATTTTTTACTCTCAACAGATTTGGTTTACTTTGTGATTCTTTACTCTCAGCAGACTCATCTTCTGTTGCTCTGTGGGTTACTTTGTGAACAATCACTACATTCCTCTGAAGTTCTAGGTAAAACTATTTCAAGTCTAAATTCTTTCTTGTTTTAGATCCAAGTTTGTTTCTCTTCATTGTAGTCCAACATGAACCTGACAATCAGAATTACATTACCTACGTATATTACCTTTTTATTTCGTGATTTAtggattttttaaaactttgcaCCTCTGCAATTGATAGTTGGACTGTTAACTCATATTTTGCATCCATATCAGGCTTGGGTTATCTACAAGGAATCAAACTGGATTAGTGCTAATATGCTTAACAAGGTATGGTTTGTGAATTACAATACTCCCATTGatgacaaaatattaattttctggTTCTCAATCAGACTGGATGGAAAAATGATACTAGTGAATCTAATGTAACATCTGAAAGCAGTGATTAATCTGTGAGAGGCCAACTGAGTACATTAAAAAGTCAGAACATGTGATTTGatcagaaagaaagaaagaaagtcaGATATCTCTGCAGAACATGTGATTTGATCAGTGAAGTTCCAATTTCTGCTAATACATTAAAACAAATACGGAGCATTTCTTAATTATTCCTACTTCGGAAAGGATAATTAGTGATGGaaaagtcagtagtacttaaaGTGTTATAAGTAGTcataaattatctacatattggtTTTATTTGGCCAACTGACTAAATAGTCTGAATAAACTTGCAATAGTTATCTTTCTAatgtttgattgattgatttttaGGTAATTTGTGGCGTGAATTGTGGGAAACCTCAAAACCAATACCAGCTGTCAGACAAACCCCCCTATATGATGAGGATTTGGCTGTGTAAGATGTGATTTATTTGTTGTATTGTTGTCTATACTTTATAATTGAAAGAAGCTTTGTGAAAAGTAAGGGTCGTTTACCAAAATGAAATGAAGGATTTTCTGTAATTGGAGAGGTGGAAGAATTgaaaatggaaaacttgtttAATAAAATCATTTCTCCAATTGCCTAACTCCTCTCCATTCTCcttttcctttattattattattattattattacctctattattagtattattgtttttcttttccttctctttgcatgttcttccccttttctttcgttcttcttcttcttcttcttcttcttcttcttcttattattattattattattattattattattattattattattattattattattattattattattattattattatttctaccattattattattattattgttatttctacaattattattattattattattattattattattattaggttgtATCTTTATTACTATAGAGGGGATTACCCTTTTTTTCTTCAACTATAGGGCAGGCAATTCTCACTGCAAGTgggtaattttattattattaatattataattcttaaattttttctttttccctttttccttattattattattattattattattattattttccttNttcttcttcttcttcttcttcttcttcttcttattattattattattattattattattattattattattattattattattattattattattattattattattatttctaccattattattattattattgttatttctacaattattattattattattattattattattattattaggttgtATCTTTATTACTATAGAGGGGATTACCCTTTTTTTCTTCAACTATAGGGCAGGCAATTCTCACTGCAAGTgggtaattttattattattaatattataattcttaaattttttctttttccctttttccttattattattattattattattattattattttccttttctttgcttgttcttctccttttctttcgttattattattattattattattattatttttatcatttttattatttttattattttccttttctttgcttgttcttctccttttctttcctccttattattattatctttattattattattattattattattattttctttttccctttttttccttctttattattattattattattactactactactattattatctttattattattattattattattattattattattatttctttttcccttttttccttctactactactactactaggAGAAATGGAAAACCGGAGGAATGGATaaggaaaattggagaaatgggGAAATGGAAGATTGGAAatagaaaaatagagaaatgaagtaaacgacccctaACCTTTTCTCCGTAGGGAAGGTATTTTCTAGATGCCTTAGTAGATATCTCGACATCCGACAACTATTTATATCCCTTGTGAGTCCTCATGAATGAAATCGTAGTTGTTcttttctgaaaattttcttCCCTTGCTTGTTAATCTTTGTTATCATTCATGACTCTTAACGATTCCCTATCATAATTTTTGTAGAATAAATCGTTTGTAGAATATGTCTATCTTCTACCTCCACTTCATATGACTTGTAATAATCCCATCTTGGTTGCTATCTTGACTCATTGTAACCAGCAACAGGTATTGTGTATAATTTAGATAGTACTGCCATTATGCAGGTCATTGCAATTTAAACAAACTTTTAAATCATTAGGTGTTCTATCTCTGTTTATCTTTTCACACTTTCTGATGGTGGCTTTATATgagttttcctttttttaattctttttaaactGGAGATTATCTTGAAGTGATAAattgcaaaaacaaaaaagaaaaaaagattattgtcaaactattgttgttattaagttCTAGTGCCTCTAGCTATTCTATTTCTTTGGTTATGCTATCCAANGCTATTCTATTTCTTTGGTTATGCTATCCAAACAGAATAGGCTGAAATGCAGAATGATCGCTCAAGTatgcttttcttttctttctttgcttTCGATATCTTTTCCCTTTATGTGAATCAAGTAGAAGCCTCAATGCTAGGAAAGTTTGCTGCTTTACCTCAACTGCTAAAGATTGTTTGTTGCTATGCATAATTTATGGCTCAGATTTTACTTTTGATTTCACATTTTTCTATAACCTCTTTTGTGATTATCTTGCAATCTTGCATTTCCCTTCAGTCAGTAAGGAACTTGCTTGAATCTGTAATATATTGTTTGTAAATCCTACTGAAGTTTAGTCTTGGGGTGGCTGTTAGATCATTACTTGGTTTTCCTGTTTTAAGTAATTGTCTTATCCTTGCACCACATGGTTATATTTACTCCATTGTCTGTTTAAAGCTAGCACCCTTTTACCTTATAAGGACTTAACATACATATAGCCTCTCCTTTACTTTTTAAGGATGTAAGATAAATAGCTTTGGTTGATCTTTTTCATTTAATGTTCTCCCCAAGCACACTTACTGTCTGTGGTCTTtggatacaaatatacaatagaATTTTCTNTTTCATGTTTCATCACAAGCTCACAACATTGACTGGTAAAATAACCATTTAGCCTACCCCACTTAAAATTGATTTGGGTGGTTTATATTCAGTGGAGAATCTGCCAAGGATGCTTACCTGATTCATACTGGCAAAGAAAACCAGACTACTTGCAGTATTCTGTATTAAACTATATTTCAGTTTGCTAGTTGTATAAGATTTATATTGCTACACGTCTTTTATGAGGACCTTGATGATTCGGACGGGAGGTAGTATTTCGAATCACCTCTGCCAAAGCAACGTGCAGAAGAATGTTGGAGGGACTGGAGAGTTGtcaagttttttatttattttaaacctTCTTAAACCCCTACTGCAGGCAGTGCAACAGATTGGTAATTGGTGGGAGTTATTTTATTCAAACTCATCATTGGGTTCTTACAATACCAATTgcatttgatttgtttactttCCTTACAGGTTCTtgttctttgtttcttgcagATTGCTGAAAATTCAACCTTGAAGGAGATATTCAACTGCAGGTATTTAGAAAAGTTTCACATTATTTGTTGTGGTCAAGTGGTGCTATTATGCCTTTATTGAGGCTTCTTGATAAAAGATGGGGCATTCATTGTATAGA contains these protein-coding regions:
- the LOC116017436 gene encoding uncharacterized protein Os08g0359500; translated protein: MSRHPEVKWAQRADKVYISVLLPDAKTPKVSLEPDGVFTFSASAGAENHLYELKLELNDKVNVEESKINIGLRNIFCVLEKAEKQWWNRLLRAEGKPPHYVKVDWDKWADEDEDNSPADFDMGGMDFSKFGNMGGLGGMDFGNGAVGDDFDDSDDEEQEGTDPASEKVAENGQSTEGKVEASTNS